The following coding sequences lie in one Spinacia oleracea cultivar Varoflay chromosome 1, BTI_SOV_V1, whole genome shotgun sequence genomic window:
- the LOC110786866 gene encoding allene oxide cyclase, chloroplastic isoform X2 translates to MAASSSILSNTISSSLKNCQKSKSLAFSPLRFGQIGVKSSGFSLTNKSLKFKAANQLPVRSFTCRSSADPAESVKVHEFCVYEMNERDRGSPAVLKLSQKPVFSLGDLIPFTNKLYTGDLEKRLGISAGICILIQNKPEMKGDRYEAIFSLYFGDYGHISVQGPYLTYGESHLAITGGSGIFEGAYGQVKLQQIVYPFKIFYTFYLKGIKGDLPKELLCKHVEPHPDVEASAAAKATHPEAAIPNFTD, encoded by the exons ATGGCTGCATCATCTTCCATTTTGTCAAACACCATTTCTTCATCTCTTAAAAActgtcaaaaatcaaaatctctTGCATTTTCTCCTCTTAGATTTGGTCAGATTGGGGTTAAATCTTCTGGGTTTTCTCTCACTAATAAATCCCTCAAGTTTAAAGCTGCTAATCAGCTACCAGTCAGATCTTTTACTTGTAGAAGCTCTGCTGATCCTGCAGAAT CTGTTAAGGTTCATGAATTCTGTGTTTATGAGATGAATGAGCGCGATCGCGGTAGTCCTGCAGTTCTTAAACTTAGCCAGAAGCCTGTCTTTTCCCTTGGAGACTTGATTCCTTTCACCAACAAG TTATACACAGGGGACTTGGAAAAGAGGCTAGGAATATCAGCAGGAATCTGCATATTGATCCAAAACAAGCCAGAAATGAAAGGGGACAGATATGAGGCAATATTCAGCTTATACTTTGGAGATTATGGTCACATTTCAGTCCAAGGACCATACTTAACCTATGGTGAATCACACTTAGCCATAACAGGCGGTTCAGGGATTTTCGAGGGAGCGTATGGACAGGTGAAGCTGCAACAAATTGTGTACCCTTTCAAGATTTTCTACACATTTTACTTGAAGGGAATTAAGGGTGATTTGCCTAAAGAGCTTTTGTGTAAGCATGTTGAGCCACACCCGGATGTTGAGGCCTCTGCTGCTGCTAAGGCCACTCACCCTGAAGCTGCTATCCCTAATTTTACAGACTAA
- the LOC110786865 gene encoding indole-3-glycerol phosphate synthase, chloroplastic, with translation MDFGVASLRQSAVPNSRVSVQSLKLFNLRSQIFISRPISCISMSDHKFNAGLHVQAQKSGSGHVTATVSSVGDAKEHDLKIKEWEARMLQQEMAASQGITIRRRPPISPPSGYDGPFEVQIQDISNTPRNILEEIIWYKDVEVSQFKERRPLDDLQKALDDAPPARDFVGAIRAAYQQTGLPGLIAEVKKASPSRGILREDFNPVEIAKAYEKGGAACLSVLTDAKYFQGSFENLEAIRSAGVKCPLLCKEFIVDAWQIYNARTKGADAVLLIAGVLSDVDIEYFLKLCKKLGMAALVEVHDEMEIDRVLGIEGIKLVGINNRNLETFKVDISNTRTLLDERRLEILSQKDIIVVGESGLFTPADISYVQEAGVKAVLVGESLVKQNDPAKGIANLFGKDISSLRRE, from the exons ATGGATTTTGGTGTGGCATCATTGAGGCAATCTGCAGTACCAAATTCTAGGGTTTCGGTTCAATCCCTAAAACTCTTTAATTTAAGGTCCCAAATTTTCATTTCGAGACCAATTTCTTGCATTTCAATGTCTGATCACAAATTCAATGCTGGCCTCCATGTCCAGGCTCAAAAG TCTGGTTCTGGGCATGTAACTGCGACAGTTTCATCTGTTGGTGATGCCAAAGAACATGATCTGAAAATTAAAGAGTGGGAGGCGAGAATGCTACAACAGGAAATGGCAGCTAGTCAGGGCATAACTATTAGAAGACGGCCACCAATTTCCCCACCTTCGGGTTATGACGGTCCATTTGAGGTTCAAATACAGGACATCTCAAACACTCCGCGTAACATTTTGGAGGAGATTATTTGGTATAAGGACGTTGAGGTTTCTCAG TTCAAGGAGAGACGACCTCTGGATGATTTGCAAAAGGCGCTTGATGATGCTCCGCCAGCAAGAGATTTTGTTGGAGCTATAAGAGCAGCTTACCAACAGACAGGATTACCTGGTTTGATTGCAGAAGTTAAAAAGGCTTCACCTAGTAGAGGCATTTTAAGAGAGGACTTTAATCCA GTGGAAATTGCCAAAGCCTATGAGAAAGGTGGAGCTGCATGCCTAAGTGTTCTGACAGATGCGAAGTATTTTCAG GGAAGTTTTGAAAATTTGGAGGCTATACGCAGTGCTGGCGTAAAG TGTCCTCTTCTATGCAAAGAATTTATAGTAGATGCTTGGCAAATATATAATGCTCGTACTAAAGGAGCAGATGCTGTTCTTTTGATTGCTGGAGTTCTGTCTGATGTGGATATTGAATACTTCCTGAAATTATGCAAGAAATTGGGGATGGCAGCTCTGGTTGAG GTGCATGATGAAATGGAAATTGATCGTGTGCTTGGTATTGAAGGAATTAAACTTGTTGGAATTAACAATCGTAATCTTG AGACGTTTAAGGTGGACATCAGCAACACCAGGACGCTTCTTGATGAAAGACGTCTAGAAATTCTCAGTCAGAAAGATATTATT GTGGTCGGAGAGTCTGGCTTGTTTACTCCTGCTGATATTAGTTATGTTCAAGAGGCTGGTGTGAAAGCG GTTTTGGTCGGTGAGTCTCTTGTCAAACAAAATGACCCTGCCAAAGGCATCGCTAATCTATTTGGTAAAGATATATCATCATTACGCCGCGAGTAA
- the LOC110786866 gene encoding allene oxide cyclase, chloroplastic isoform X1, with product MAASSSILSNTISSSLKNCQKSKSLAFSPLRFGQIGVKSSGFSLTNKSLKFKAANQLPVRSFTCRSSADPAESAVKVHEFCVYEMNERDRGSPAVLKLSQKPVFSLGDLIPFTNKLYTGDLEKRLGISAGICILIQNKPEMKGDRYEAIFSLYFGDYGHISVQGPYLTYGESHLAITGGSGIFEGAYGQVKLQQIVYPFKIFYTFYLKGIKGDLPKELLCKHVEPHPDVEASAAAKATHPEAAIPNFTD from the exons ATGGCTGCATCATCTTCCATTTTGTCAAACACCATTTCTTCATCTCTTAAAAActgtcaaaaatcaaaatctctTGCATTTTCTCCTCTTAGATTTGGTCAGATTGGGGTTAAATCTTCTGGGTTTTCTCTCACTAATAAATCCCTCAAGTTTAAAGCTGCTAATCAGCTACCAGTCAGATCTTTTACTTGTAGAAGCTCTGCTGATCCTGCAGAAT CAGCTGTTAAGGTTCATGAATTCTGTGTTTATGAGATGAATGAGCGCGATCGCGGTAGTCCTGCAGTTCTTAAACTTAGCCAGAAGCCTGTCTTTTCCCTTGGAGACTTGATTCCTTTCACCAACAAG TTATACACAGGGGACTTGGAAAAGAGGCTAGGAATATCAGCAGGAATCTGCATATTGATCCAAAACAAGCCAGAAATGAAAGGGGACAGATATGAGGCAATATTCAGCTTATACTTTGGAGATTATGGTCACATTTCAGTCCAAGGACCATACTTAACCTATGGTGAATCACACTTAGCCATAACAGGCGGTTCAGGGATTTTCGAGGGAGCGTATGGACAGGTGAAGCTGCAACAAATTGTGTACCCTTTCAAGATTTTCTACACATTTTACTTGAAGGGAATTAAGGGTGATTTGCCTAAAGAGCTTTTGTGTAAGCATGTTGAGCCACACCCGGATGTTGAGGCCTCTGCTGCTGCTAAGGCCACTCACCCTGAAGCTGCTATCCCTAATTTTACAGACTAA